A genomic region of Geothrix edaphica contains the following coding sequences:
- the narH gene encoding nitrate reductase subunit beta, with translation MDIRSQVAMVFHLDKCIGCHTCSIACKNVWTDRKGADYMWWNNVETKPGTGYPTQWENQEEYKGGWVVKDGKLQLRLTSKGKFLQKIFHQPSLPTMDEYYEPWTYRYEDLFNGPEQDDQPTAIPVSKVTGQYIDIEAGPNWDDDLGGSPLYARNDVNLSALTEEQRLQLLSIETLVMFYLPRICNHCANPACVAACPSGAIYKRGEDGIVLINQNVCRGWRYCVSACPYKKVFYNWSTGKSEKCLLCYPRVETGQAPACFHSCVGRIRYMGVLLYDADKIEAAGLKPDSELVTAHRDLLADPNDPAVIESARKNGVTEQVLQSARKSPVYQFVKDWGLALAPHPEYRTFPSLFYVPALGPVTYSMENGVALNPTSVDEIFAPLEQARLPMAYLANLFGAGQEAPVRYAMKKMMAIRTWKRATEVGDVDLKVALAGLREADCDPEQAEAIYRLTSLCSFEDRFVIPASHREQAVEVLTNPLERKGAAGFGFREAPQRGF, from the coding sequence ATGGATATCCGCTCTCAAGTGGCGATGGTGTTCCACCTGGACAAGTGCATCGGGTGCCACACCTGCTCCATCGCCTGCAAGAACGTGTGGACCGACCGCAAGGGCGCCGACTACATGTGGTGGAACAACGTGGAGACCAAGCCCGGCACCGGCTATCCCACCCAGTGGGAGAACCAGGAGGAGTACAAGGGAGGCTGGGTGGTGAAGGACGGCAAGCTCCAGCTGCGCCTCACCTCCAAGGGCAAGTTCCTCCAGAAGATCTTCCACCAGCCGTCCCTGCCCACCATGGACGAGTACTACGAGCCCTGGACCTACCGCTACGAGGACCTCTTCAACGGTCCCGAGCAGGACGACCAGCCCACGGCTATTCCCGTCAGCAAGGTCACGGGCCAGTACATCGACATCGAGGCCGGTCCCAACTGGGATGACGACCTCGGCGGCTCGCCCCTCTACGCCCGCAACGACGTGAACCTCTCGGCTCTCACCGAGGAGCAGCGCCTCCAGCTGCTCTCCATCGAGACGCTGGTGATGTTCTACCTGCCGCGCATCTGCAACCACTGCGCGAATCCCGCCTGCGTGGCGGCCTGCCCCAGCGGCGCCATCTACAAGCGGGGTGAGGACGGCATCGTCCTCATCAATCAGAATGTCTGCCGCGGCTGGCGCTACTGCGTATCGGCCTGCCCCTACAAGAAGGTCTTCTACAACTGGAGCACGGGCAAGTCCGAGAAGTGCCTGCTCTGCTACCCCCGCGTGGAGACGGGTCAGGCGCCCGCCTGTTTCCACTCCTGCGTGGGCCGCATCCGCTACATGGGCGTGCTGCTCTATGACGCCGACAAGATCGAGGCCGCCGGCCTGAAGCCGGATTCCGAGCTGGTGACGGCCCACCGGGACCTGCTGGCGGATCCCAACGATCCCGCCGTCATCGAGTCCGCCCGGAAGAACGGCGTCACCGAGCAGGTGCTCCAGTCCGCGCGGAAGAGCCCCGTCTACCAATTCGTGAAGGACTGGGGCCTGGCCCTGGCGCCCCATCCCGAGTACCGCACCTTCCCCAGTCTTTTCTACGTGCCGGCCCTGGGCCCCGTCACCTACTCCATGGAGAACGGCGTGGCCCTCAATCCCACCTCGGTGGATGAGATCTTTGCGCCCCTGGAACAGGCCCGCCTGCCCATGGCATACCTGGCGAACCTTTTCGGGGCGGGGCAGGAGGCCCCCGTGCGCTACGCCATGAAGAAGATGATGGCCATCCGTACCTGGAAGCGCGCCACGGAGGTGGGTGACGTGGACCTGAAGGTGGCCCTGGCGGGCCTCCGCGAGGCGGACTGCGATCCCGAGCAGGCCGAGGCCATCTACCGCCTCACCAGCCTGTGCAGCTTCGAGGACCGCTTCGTCATCCCGGCCTCCCACCGCGAGCAGGCGGTGGAGGTGCTCACCAACCCGCTGGAACGGAAGGGGGCCGCAGGCTTCGGCTTCCGCGAAGCGCCCCAGAGGGGGTTCTGA
- a CDS encoding DUF6755 family protein: MNTPRVRISPAALGVILVLLVIQLYLFETVLGAVLDGQRSVLPGAFFVSLALSAIALFLAFRSTVEYGPKE; the protein is encoded by the coding sequence ATGAACACGCCCCGCGTCCGCATCTCCCCCGCCGCCCTGGGCGTCATCCTGGTGCTGCTGGTGATCCAGCTCTACCTCTTCGAGACCGTGCTGGGCGCCGTCCTCGACGGCCAGCGCAGCGTCCTCCCCGGCGCCTTCTTCGTCTCCCTGGCCCTCAGCGCCATCGCGCTCTTCCTCGCCTTCAGGAGCACCGTGGAGTACGGGCCGAAGGAGTAG
- a CDS encoding 4Fe-4S dicluster domain-containing protein: protein MKTWKSLGERRGMVRARKAEFEDELPVGESVRQISRRDFFRFSGVGFAAGLALGCKSKVVEKAMPYLNAREGLTPGVAQWYATTCGGCAAGCGVLARSRDGRPVKLEGNPEHPVSRGGLCAMGQAQTRGLYDEDRLRGPKQAGKAVDWAALDADLQRRFTELRTSGGAIRVLAGTILSPTLRAAVQGFLGTFKDGRLVEADALSAAALAAAYEHTHGQRVMPHYRLEEADLTVGVEADFLGTWIDPVGFTRAYAERRGPDKPRPMSKHIQVESGLSLTGSNADERVRLAPSEAVPFLEVLARQLGLQVEGGTLPTALTAKAQAIAHELEAHRGHGLLLCGLNDPRAQEVVARINHALGHEGTTVDLARPSLQKRGDDRALEGLVREMAEGKVAALLLLGCNPVYEQPMVFGEAFAKVPLRVSLALTEDESAAACTHLAPDQHWLETWRDAEPVAGTVSLIQPLLQPLFATRDAVESFGAWAGRPVPALQALREHWKAALFPRQKALGDFDTFWNAALQKGAAQVEVGPAPRYREGRVEGAPKAARKDGYELLLYAKVGLGDGRHAHIPFLQELPDPITKATWDNYAQVSPAAAARLGLEQGDLLHLRPEGHVLELELPVVVQPGQDDRTVAVALGYGRTAGGKAGLSVGKNAYPWRTFTSGFLAAEASPLQVRRGSGRVDLACTQDHHSLEGRELVREMALAPYLRDPASARPHEQPGPSVYGEHLHGAHRWAMVIDLSACTGCSGCVIGCQVENNIPVVGRDEVRRKREMHWLRIDRYYTGSEAEPGVVHQPMMCQQCDQAPCENVCPVLATVHSEEGLNQQVYNRCVGTRYCANNCPYKVRRFNWWEYPHASELERLGFNPDVTVRSRGVMEKCSFCVQRLLEAKLTAKNEGRELKDGEAMPACMQSCPAQAIVFGDTQDPDSRISQVLRDPKRFLVLGELGIGPAVSYLTKIRNVATDTNQGGHHGA from the coding sequence ATGAAGACCTGGAAGAGCCTCGGGGAACGGCGCGGGATGGTGCGGGCGCGGAAGGCGGAGTTCGAGGACGAGCTGCCCGTGGGCGAAAGCGTCCGACAGATCAGCCGGCGCGACTTCTTCCGCTTCTCGGGGGTCGGCTTCGCGGCGGGCCTGGCCCTGGGCTGCAAGAGCAAGGTGGTCGAGAAGGCCATGCCCTACCTGAACGCCCGGGAGGGCCTCACGCCCGGCGTGGCCCAGTGGTACGCCACCACCTGCGGCGGCTGCGCCGCGGGCTGCGGCGTGCTGGCCCGCAGCCGGGACGGGCGCCCCGTCAAGCTGGAGGGGAACCCCGAGCATCCCGTGAGCCGCGGCGGCCTCTGCGCCATGGGCCAGGCCCAGACCCGGGGTCTCTACGACGAGGACCGCCTGCGCGGGCCGAAGCAGGCCGGGAAGGCCGTGGACTGGGCCGCCCTGGACGCGGATCTCCAGCGTCGCTTCACCGAACTGAGGACCTCCGGCGGTGCCATCCGCGTCCTGGCCGGCACGATCCTCAGTCCGACCCTGCGCGCCGCTGTGCAGGGCTTCCTCGGCACCTTCAAGGACGGCCGCCTGGTGGAGGCCGATGCCCTCAGCGCCGCGGCCCTGGCCGCCGCCTACGAGCACACCCACGGTCAGCGGGTGATGCCGCACTACCGCCTGGAGGAGGCGGATCTCACCGTGGGCGTGGAGGCGGACTTCCTCGGCACCTGGATTGATCCCGTGGGTTTCACCCGCGCCTATGCCGAGCGCCGCGGGCCCGACAAGCCCCGGCCCATGTCGAAGCACATCCAGGTGGAGAGCGGCCTCTCGCTGACCGGCAGCAACGCCGACGAGCGCGTGCGCCTCGCGCCGTCCGAGGCCGTGCCCTTCCTGGAGGTCCTGGCTCGCCAGCTGGGCCTCCAGGTGGAGGGGGGAACCCTCCCGACGGCCCTGACGGCGAAGGCGCAGGCCATCGCCCACGAGCTGGAGGCGCACCGGGGCCACGGCCTCCTGCTCTGCGGCCTCAATGACCCGAGGGCCCAGGAGGTCGTCGCCCGGATCAACCACGCCCTCGGCCACGAAGGCACCACCGTGGACCTGGCCCGCCCCAGCCTGCAGAAGCGGGGGGACGACCGGGCCCTGGAGGGCCTGGTCCGCGAGATGGCCGAAGGCAAGGTCGCCGCCCTGCTGCTGCTGGGCTGCAATCCCGTCTACGAGCAGCCGATGGTCTTCGGTGAGGCCTTCGCCAAGGTGCCCCTGCGGGTGTCCCTGGCCCTGACCGAGGACGAGAGCGCCGCCGCCTGCACCCACCTGGCCCCGGACCAGCACTGGCTGGAGACCTGGCGGGACGCGGAGCCCGTGGCGGGCACCGTCTCCCTGATCCAGCCCCTCCTCCAGCCCCTCTTCGCCACGCGGGATGCCGTGGAGAGTTTCGGCGCCTGGGCCGGGCGGCCGGTGCCGGCGCTCCAGGCCCTGCGCGAGCACTGGAAGGCGGCCCTGTTCCCCCGCCAGAAGGCGCTGGGGGACTTCGACACGTTCTGGAACGCCGCGCTCCAGAAGGGCGCCGCGCAGGTGGAAGTCGGGCCCGCACCCCGGTACCGCGAGGGTCGTGTGGAAGGCGCACCCAAGGCTGCGCGCAAGGACGGCTACGAGCTGCTGCTCTACGCCAAGGTGGGCCTGGGGGACGGGCGCCACGCGCACATCCCCTTCCTCCAGGAGTTGCCGGATCCCATCACCAAAGCCACCTGGGACAACTACGCCCAGGTGTCCCCGGCGGCGGCCGCCCGACTGGGCCTGGAGCAGGGGGACCTGCTGCACCTGCGGCCCGAGGGCCACGTGCTGGAGCTGGAGCTGCCCGTCGTCGTGCAGCCGGGCCAGGATGACCGCACCGTGGCCGTGGCCCTGGGCTACGGCCGCACGGCGGGTGGGAAGGCGGGGCTCAGCGTGGGGAAGAATGCGTATCCCTGGCGGACGTTCACGTCGGGCTTCCTCGCCGCCGAAGCCTCACCTCTTCAGGTTCGGCGCGGATCAGGCCGCGTGGACCTGGCCTGCACCCAGGACCACCACAGCCTGGAGGGTCGCGAGCTGGTGCGGGAGATGGCCCTGGCGCCCTACCTGCGCGATCCCGCGTCCGCCCGCCCCCACGAGCAGCCGGGCCCCTCGGTCTACGGTGAGCACCTCCATGGCGCCCATCGCTGGGCCATGGTCATCGACCTCAGCGCCTGCACGGGCTGCTCCGGCTGCGTGATCGGCTGCCAGGTGGAGAACAACATCCCCGTGGTGGGCCGGGACGAGGTGCGGCGCAAGCGCGAGATGCACTGGCTGCGCATCGACCGCTACTACACCGGCTCTGAGGCCGAGCCCGGCGTCGTGCACCAGCCGATGATGTGCCAGCAGTGCGACCAGGCCCCGTGCGAGAACGTGTGCCCCGTGCTGGCCACGGTGCACAGCGAGGAGGGCCTCAACCAGCAGGTCTACAACCGCTGCGTGGGCACCCGCTACTGCGCCAACAACTGCCCCTACAAGGTCCGCCGCTTCAACTGGTGGGAGTACCCCCACGCCAGCGAGCTGGAGCGCCTGGGCTTCAATCCGGATGTCACCGTGCGCAGCCGAGGCGTCATGGAGAAGTGTTCCTTCTGCGTGCAGCGCCTCCTGGAAGCCAAGCTCACGGCGAAGAACGAAGGCCGCGAGCTGAAGGACGGCGAAGCCATGCCCGCCTGCATGCAGAGCTGCCCCGCCCAGGCCATCGTCTTCGGCGACACGCAGGATCCCGACAGCCGCATCAGCCAGGTGCTGCGCGATCCCAAGCGCTTCCTGGTGCTGGGCGAGCTGGGCATCGGCCCCGCCGTGAGCTACCTGACGAAAATCCGGAATGTGGCCACGGACACGAACCAGGGAGGCCACCATGGCGCATGA
- a CDS encoding nitrate reductase molybdenum cofactor assembly chaperone has protein sequence MRVPTHIIPGIAALLRYPDERTQALATSLADAAMATGHPCQEHLEAFALVARGLDLRELQELYTRAFDLTPECTLDIGWHLFGETYQRGQFMAMMRHHLQAHGLEEGGNLPDHLPNLLDLGMRLERQDAMDLVDDCLLPALEKVIPALKESPYHHVLQALFLIFTVNRKPAEAACAD, from the coding sequence ATGCGCGTACCCACCCACATCATTCCCGGCATCGCCGCGCTGCTGCGCTATCCCGACGAGCGCACCCAGGCCCTCGCGACCTCCCTGGCGGACGCGGCCATGGCCACGGGCCATCCCTGCCAGGAGCACTTGGAGGCCTTCGCCCTGGTGGCGCGGGGCCTGGATCTGCGCGAGCTCCAGGAGCTCTACACCCGGGCTTTCGACCTCACCCCGGAGTGCACGCTGGACATCGGCTGGCACCTCTTCGGCGAGACCTACCAGCGCGGCCAGTTCATGGCCATGATGCGCCACCACCTGCAGGCCCACGGCCTCGAGGAGGGGGGGAACCTGCCGGACCACCTGCCCAACCTGCTGGACCTGGGCATGCGGCTGGAGCGCCAGGATGCCATGGACCTGGTGGACGACTGCCTCCTGCCGGCCCTGGAGAAGGTGATCCCGGCCCTCAAGGAGAGTCCCTACCACCACGTGCTCCAGGCCCTCTTCCTCATCTTCACGGTCAATCGCAAACCGGCGGAGGCGGCCTGTGCTGACTAA
- the narI gene encoding respiratory nitrate reductase subunit gamma: MLTNFLFVGFPYVALVLAIVVSILRFTWRPFSYSSLSSQFLETESLFWGSSLWHWGILWVLSGHLFAFFLPEAILAWNARPLRLYLLEITGLSMALLALVGVVALIVRRFTDRRVKVVTSPLDVVLLAVLLYQVASGIDVAIRYRWGSAWFSTNAAPYLWSLLKLAPRPEFIAPLPWMVKLHFLSGFLVILLLPFTRLVHFLVVPIWYYWRRPQVVIWNRKGLR, encoded by the coding sequence GTGCTGACTAACTTCCTCTTTGTCGGCTTCCCCTACGTGGCGCTGGTGCTGGCCATCGTGGTGAGCATCCTGCGCTTCACCTGGCGACCGTTCAGCTATTCCAGCCTCTCCAGCCAGTTCCTGGAGACCGAGTCCCTCTTCTGGGGCTCCAGCCTCTGGCACTGGGGCATCCTCTGGGTGCTCTCGGGGCACCTCTTCGCCTTCTTCCTGCCCGAGGCCATCCTGGCCTGGAACGCCCGCCCCCTGCGGCTCTACCTGCTGGAGATCACCGGGCTCTCCATGGCGCTGCTGGCCCTGGTGGGCGTGGTGGCCCTCATCGTGCGGCGGTTCACGGATCGGCGGGTGAAGGTGGTGACCAGCCCCCTGGATGTCGTGCTGCTGGCCGTGCTGCTCTACCAGGTGGCCAGCGGCATCGACGTGGCCATCCGCTATCGCTGGGGTAGTGCCTGGTTCTCCACCAACGCCGCGCCCTACCTCTGGAGCCTCCTCAAGCTCGCGCCTCGGCCCGAGTTCATCGCGCCCCTGCCCTGGATGGTGAAGCTCCACTTCCTGAGCGGCTTCCTGGTGATCCTCCTGCTGCCCTTCACGCGGCTCGTCCACTTCCTCGTGGTGCCCATCTGGTACTACTGGCGCAGGCCCCAGGTGGTGATCTGGAATCGGAAGGGGCTCCGGTGA
- a CDS encoding quinol:electron acceptor oxidoreductase subunit ActD: MSSTEHLHRSRFRASFADPEQLLHAVNHLRTAGHRVLDTYTPFPVHGMDEAMGLRPSRLSRACLAFAALGLAIAAGLQIWTSAVDYPLITGGKPLLAIPAFIPVAFELTVLLAGLGVVASFFVAARMRPRLRVPDLHPGANDDRFVLAAELAADIQFPAVARELADLGALESSLLVEDRFQRGGSFWDRPAGVGALLLACLPAFLLLALVPILNRDFQRRNLTWDGGMGVPLSAQAFDASGVLPGGKVLQAPPPDTLSRRGEPPLAFGPGKAEAERAGRELQNPYQPTQARFNRGKLVFERVCATCHGREGDNNGSVIVARGAFAPTVLVSPVVRDMPDGRLFHIATFGGPTKMKGYGDLLSREDRWQVVLYIRELQKAAKPAAAPAQATGAQP, from the coding sequence ATGTCGAGCACTGAGCACCTCCATCGCAGCCGCTTCCGGGCCTCCTTCGCGGACCCGGAGCAGCTCCTGCACGCGGTGAACCATCTGCGAACCGCCGGGCATCGCGTGCTGGATACCTACACGCCCTTCCCGGTGCACGGCATGGACGAGGCCATGGGCCTGCGCCCCTCGCGGCTGTCCCGCGCCTGCCTGGCCTTCGCGGCCCTGGGCCTTGCCATCGCCGCAGGCCTCCAGATCTGGACCTCTGCCGTCGACTACCCCCTGATCACGGGCGGGAAGCCCCTCCTGGCCATCCCCGCCTTCATCCCCGTGGCCTTCGAACTGACGGTGCTGCTGGCGGGCCTGGGCGTGGTGGCGAGCTTCTTCGTGGCCGCCCGCATGCGCCCCCGCCTCCGCGTCCCCGACCTTCATCCGGGCGCCAACGACGACCGCTTCGTCCTGGCGGCGGAGCTGGCCGCCGATATCCAGTTCCCTGCCGTGGCCCGCGAGCTGGCGGACCTGGGCGCCCTGGAATCCAGCTTGCTGGTGGAGGACCGCTTCCAGCGCGGCGGCTCCTTCTGGGACCGCCCCGCGGGCGTGGGGGCTCTTCTGTTGGCCTGCCTGCCCGCCTTCCTGCTTCTCGCCCTGGTGCCAATCCTCAACCGCGACTTCCAGCGCCGGAACCTGACCTGGGACGGCGGCATGGGTGTGCCGCTCTCGGCCCAGGCTTTTGACGCCAGCGGCGTGCTTCCCGGCGGGAAGGTGCTGCAGGCGCCGCCTCCGGACACCCTGTCGCGCCGCGGCGAGCCGCCCCTGGCCTTCGGGCCCGGCAAGGCCGAGGCGGAGCGGGCGGGCCGCGAGCTGCAGAACCCCTACCAGCCGACCCAGGCCCGCTTCAACCGCGGCAAGCTCGTTTTCGAGCGGGTCTGCGCCACCTGCCATGGGCGGGAGGGCGACAACAACGGCAGCGTGATCGTCGCGCGGGGGGCCTTCGCGCCCACGGTGCTCGTCTCCCCCGTGGTGCGGGACATGCCAGACGGTCGCCTCTTCCACATCGCCACCTTCGGCGGTCCCACGAAGATGAAGGGCTACGGCGACCTCCTCAGCCGCGAGGACCGCTGGCAGGTGGTGCTCTACATCCGGGAGCTGCAGAAGGCCGCGAAGCCGGCCGCTGCGCCCGCCCAAGCCACGGGAGCCCAGCCATGA
- the nrfD gene encoding NrfD/PsrC family molybdoenzyme membrane anchor subunit, with amino-acid sequence MAHDADALTASGIPAAEAERYGHNLPLIDGNKTYRQVTEEVFAPTERRPPLRWWLALAVTLSMLSLGAWAVVQTLTRGIGTWGLNRTVGWAFDITNFVFWVGIGHAGTLISAILFLFRQRWRTSINRAAEAMTLFAVMCAGTFPIIHMGRPWLAFWATPYPNSRGSLWVNFKSPLLWDVVAISTYFIISLTFWYIGLIPDLATQRDRAKTKLKRTILSIFSLGWNGSNRTWSRYETVYMLLAGLSTPLVVSVHTIVSMDFATSVIPGWHATIFPPYFVVGAVFSGFAMVLTLMIIARSVMGLEEYITTRHLEAMTKVVLATGMIVGMAYATEFFTAWYSGNPYERYVFLNRALGPYQWAYWTMVGCNVLSPQFFWFRKVRTTPWMIFILTIFVNIGMWFERFVIIVTSLHRDYLPSSWAMYRPTFIEVAILIGSFGLFFTLFLVFTRVLPMIAASEVKGVLKHVEH; translated from the coding sequence ATGGCGCATGATGCGGACGCGCTGACCGCCAGCGGGATCCCGGCCGCCGAGGCCGAGCGCTACGGCCACAACCTGCCCCTCATCGACGGGAACAAGACCTACCGCCAGGTCACGGAGGAGGTCTTCGCACCTACGGAGCGCCGCCCGCCCCTGCGCTGGTGGCTGGCCCTGGCCGTCACCCTCTCCATGCTCTCCCTGGGCGCCTGGGCCGTGGTGCAGACCCTCACCCGGGGCATCGGCACCTGGGGCCTCAACCGCACGGTGGGCTGGGCCTTCGACATCACGAACTTCGTGTTCTGGGTGGGCATCGGCCACGCCGGGACGCTGATCTCGGCCATCCTCTTCCTCTTCCGCCAGCGCTGGCGCACCTCCATCAACCGCGCCGCCGAGGCCATGACGCTCTTCGCCGTCATGTGCGCGGGCACCTTCCCCATCATCCACATGGGCCGGCCCTGGCTGGCCTTCTGGGCCACCCCCTATCCCAATTCCCGCGGCTCCCTCTGGGTGAACTTCAAGAGCCCGCTGCTCTGGGATGTCGTCGCCATCTCCACCTACTTCATCATCTCGCTCACCTTCTGGTACATCGGCCTCATTCCCGACCTGGCCACCCAGCGGGACCGGGCGAAGACGAAGCTGAAGCGCACGATCCTCAGCATCTTCTCGCTGGGGTGGAACGGCTCGAACCGCACCTGGAGCCGCTACGAGACCGTGTACATGCTGCTGGCGGGCCTCAGCACGCCCCTCGTGGTCTCCGTGCACACCATCGTGTCCATGGACTTCGCCACCTCCGTGATCCCCGGCTGGCACGCGACGATCTTCCCGCCTTACTTCGTGGTGGGCGCCGTGTTCAGCGGCTTCGCCATGGTGCTCACCCTCATGATCATCGCCCGGTCGGTGATGGGCCTGGAGGAGTACATCACCACCCGTCACCTGGAGGCCATGACCAAGGTGGTGCTGGCCACGGGGATGATCGTGGGCATGGCCTACGCCACGGAGTTCTTCACGGCCTGGTACAGCGGGAACCCCTACGAGCGCTACGTCTTCCTCAACCGCGCCCTGGGGCCCTACCAGTGGGCCTACTGGACCATGGTGGGCTGCAATGTGCTCAGCCCCCAGTTCTTCTGGTTCAGGAAGGTACGAACAACCCCCTGGATGATCTTCATCCTCACCATCTTCGTGAACATCGGCATGTGGTTCGAGCGCTTCGTCATCATCGTGACGAGCCTCCACCGCGACTACCTGCCCTCCAGCTGGGCCATGTACCGGCCCACCTTCATCGAGGTGGCCATCCTCATCGGCAGCTTCGGCCTCTTCTTCACGCTGTTCCTGGTCTTCACCCGGGTGCTGCCCATGATCGCGGCGAGCGAAGTGAAAGGAGTGCTGAAGCATGTCGAGCACTGA
- a CDS encoding cytochrome c3 family protein, whose protein sequence is MRTVAITGAVAFGASLMIFALSLDTRLLGDQSGYKPAQPIPYSHALHAGELKLDCLFCHTSAENSRHAGIPPLSTCMKCHETVLNRAGTSMGKSDPSPDIQKLREAYASGRGFEWVRIHRLPAHVTFPHSRHVRAGVACQSCHGEVQGMERVEQAMALTMGECLACHRTENQKQQLAGKPAQAPTDCSACHH, encoded by the coding sequence ATGCGGACCGTCGCCATCACGGGCGCGGTGGCCTTCGGCGCCTCGCTCATGATCTTCGCGCTGAGCCTGGATACGCGCCTGCTCGGGGACCAGAGCGGCTACAAGCCCGCCCAGCCCATTCCCTATTCGCACGCCCTCCACGCCGGGGAGCTGAAGCTGGACTGCCTCTTCTGCCATACCTCCGCGGAGAACAGCCGCCACGCGGGCATCCCGCCCCTCAGCACCTGCATGAAGTGCCACGAGACCGTGCTGAACCGGGCCGGTACGTCCATGGGCAAGTCGGACCCCAGCCCCGACATCCAGAAGCTGCGGGAGGCCTACGCGAGCGGCCGGGGCTTCGAATGGGTCCGCATCCACCGCCTGCCCGCCCACGTCACCTTCCCCCACAGCCGCCATGTCCGCGCCGGCGTGGCCTGCCAGTCCTGCCACGGCGAGGTGCAGGGCATGGAGCGCGTGGAGCAGGCCATGGCCCTGACCATGGGCGAGTGCCTCGCCTGCCACCGCACCGAGAACCAGAAGCAGCAGCTCGCCGGAAAGCCCGCCCAGGCTCCGACCGACTGCTCGGCCTGCCATCACTGA
- a CDS encoding ubiquinol-cytochrome c reductase iron-sulfur subunit produces MTWWRRAFPLELAEEGHFSRREFARFLAVVSAGFTTGIGFLWLRKKPLEGASDPEARHAELPVALGLATELQPGQSRLFKFRDAHDACILLRTPKGELRAYRQTCTHLGCAVRYAGERLECPCHRGFFEPDRGFPVQGPPSRPLAAIALEVRPDGSLWAVGELPKPTLENLDHRAACPRDKSEVTA; encoded by the coding sequence ATGACCTGGTGGCGCCGCGCCTTCCCCCTGGAACTGGCCGAGGAGGGCCACTTCTCCCGCCGCGAGTTCGCCCGCTTCCTGGCGGTGGTAAGCGCCGGGTTCACCACCGGCATCGGCTTCCTCTGGCTGCGGAAGAAGCCCCTGGAGGGCGCCTCCGACCCCGAGGCCAGGCACGCGGAACTGCCCGTGGCCCTGGGCCTGGCCACGGAGCTGCAACCCGGCCAGAGCCGCCTCTTCAAGTTCCGCGACGCGCATGACGCCTGCATCCTCCTGCGCACCCCCAAGGGTGAGCTGCGGGCCTACCGCCAGACCTGCACCCACCTGGGCTGCGCCGTGCGCTATGCCGGCGAGCGCCTGGAGTGCCCCTGCCACCGGGGCTTCTTTGAACCGGATCGCGGCTTCCCCGTGCAGGGCCCGCCCAGCCGGCCGCTCGCCGCCATCGCCCTGGAGGTCCGCCCCGACGGCAGCCTCTGGGCTGTGGGCGAGCTGCCCAAGCCCACCCTGGAAAACCTGGATCACCGCGCGGCCTGCCCCCGCGACAAGAGCGAGGTGACCGCATGA
- a CDS encoding 4Fe-4S dicluster domain-containing protein: MVPQDYGFFIDPQRCIGCRSCVGACAECGTHRGRSMIHLDEMDRFDSPQTVPTVCMHCEDPICAQVCPSDAIKRSEDGVVHAAQKPRCIGCQNCELSCPFGVPIVFSGLEQMLKCDLCYDRTSVGHKPMCATVCPSQALLFVRKDEVANLRHNKPLRDFLIGSVRVKTKNAIMVPDPDTPLHLDAALLIDGGL; this comes from the coding sequence ATGGTGCCCCAGGACTACGGCTTTTTTATCGACCCCCAGCGCTGCATCGGCTGCCGCTCCTGCGTGGGCGCCTGTGCCGAGTGCGGCACCCACCGCGGCCGGTCCATGATCCACCTGGACGAGATGGACCGCTTCGACAGCCCCCAGACGGTACCCACCGTCTGCATGCACTGCGAGGATCCCATCTGCGCCCAGGTGTGCCCCTCGGACGCCATCAAGCGCAGCGAGGACGGCGTGGTGCACGCCGCCCAGAAGCCGCGCTGCATCGGCTGCCAGAACTGCGAGCTGAGCTGCCCCTTCGGCGTGCCCATCGTGTTCTCGGGCCTGGAGCAGATGCTGAAGTGCGACCTCTGCTACGACCGCACCTCCGTGGGCCACAAGCCCATGTGCGCCACGGTCTGTCCCAGCCAGGCCCTGCTTTTCGTCCGCAAGGACGAGGTGGCCAACTTGCGCCACAACAAGCCCCTGCGCGACTTCCTCATCGGCAGCGTGCGGGTGAAGACCAAGAACGCCATCATGGTGCCCGATCCGGACACGCCCCTGCACCTGGACGCGGCCCTTCTCATCGACGGAGGCCTCTGA